A DNA window from Ensifer sp. WSM1721 contains the following coding sequences:
- a CDS encoding DNA translocase FtsK, producing MRIPRTNFSTAVLHEANQADDFEDPHPVTPAAAHAQATHAAGHDHLFEAPEAPRRAAIPQADDAGYVGRAARLYGHGSAYAPAQVVASTRDPLPTLAEITGQGDGPSWESHFFLSPNVRFTRTPEREFMKRRAPSVDESETESEEMEAPAQEMVEPIVAEAAPTEAAPVVEQEVSSYSPSELLRVLVQQLPSWSAAQSRDPNSEPAIASAPIVLKDEPVIGPPPAPVMDGEAAVQLLPEVLATTADAVSDIGADDRADARLSYLSDYAFFEFMPLHVATPPAPAATPAASENGMPATVVVKAPVPVAPAPKPVAQKPIEIPALPPTAITSLFRVVECRRAAPAAVAPAVAPSQEVATEAVAPMEAPAAMPVEPVQPVVAPANERPPEAPVTKAAITMPAVVQRSASALPPIGTTEKRQPADTYEFPAKELLQEPPQGQGFFMTQEQLEQNAGLLESVLEDFGVKGEIIHVRPGPVVTLYEFEPAPGVKSSRVIGLADDIARSMSALSARVAVVPGRNVIGIELPNATRETVYFRELIESDDFLKTGCKLALCLGKTIGGEPVIAELAKMPHLLVAGTTGSGKSVAINTMILSLLYRLKPEECRLIMVDPKMLELSVYDGIPHLLTPVVTDPKKAVMALKWAVREMEDRYRKMSRLGVRNIDGYNQRAAAAREKGEPILATVQTGFEKGTGEPLFEQQEMDLSPMPYIVVIVDEMADLMMVAGKEIEGAIQRLAQMARAAGIHLIMATQRPSVDVITGTIKANFPTRISFQVTSKIDSRTILGEQGAEQLLGQGDMLHMAGGGRIARVHGPFVSDLEVEHVVAHLKTQGRPEYLETVTADEEEEEAEEDQGAVFDKGAIAAEDGNELYEQAVKVVLRDKKCSTSYIQRRLGIGYNRAASLVERMEKEGLVGPANHVGKREIVYGNRDNAAKPDGDDVD from the coding sequence ATGCGTATTCCCCGGACAAATTTCTCGACGGCAGTTTTGCATGAGGCAAACCAAGCGGATGACTTCGAGGATCCGCATCCGGTTACGCCGGCGGCCGCGCATGCGCAGGCAACGCATGCTGCCGGTCACGACCACCTGTTCGAGGCGCCGGAAGCGCCGCGGCGAGCCGCCATCCCGCAGGCCGATGACGCGGGCTATGTGGGACGCGCCGCCCGCCTTTACGGCCACGGCTCGGCCTATGCGCCGGCTCAGGTCGTTGCGTCCACGCGCGATCCGCTTCCGACCCTTGCCGAGATCACCGGCCAAGGCGACGGACCGAGCTGGGAGAGCCACTTCTTCCTGTCGCCCAATGTCCGCTTCACCCGCACGCCCGAGCGCGAATTCATGAAGCGCCGTGCGCCTTCGGTGGACGAGAGTGAGACGGAGTCCGAGGAGATGGAAGCTCCCGCGCAGGAGATGGTCGAGCCGATTGTAGCCGAAGCGGCTCCGACCGAAGCGGCGCCTGTTGTCGAGCAAGAAGTCTCGTCCTACAGCCCCTCCGAGCTCCTGCGTGTCTTGGTGCAGCAGCTCCCGAGCTGGAGTGCTGCACAAAGCCGCGATCCCAATTCCGAGCCCGCCATTGCATCCGCGCCGATCGTATTGAAGGACGAGCCGGTCATCGGACCGCCCCCGGCGCCCGTGATGGACGGCGAGGCGGCCGTGCAACTGCTGCCCGAGGTCCTGGCCACAACCGCCGATGCCGTTTCCGATATCGGTGCGGATGATCGGGCGGACGCCCGGCTCTCTTACCTTTCCGACTATGCCTTCTTCGAATTCATGCCGCTCCACGTGGCCACTCCTCCAGCGCCTGCTGCCACGCCCGCCGCATCCGAGAACGGGATGCCTGCTACGGTAGTCGTGAAAGCCCCGGTGCCGGTGGCGCCCGCGCCGAAACCCGTCGCTCAAAAGCCGATCGAAATCCCCGCGCTGCCGCCGACGGCAATCACATCGCTTTTCCGGGTGGTAGAGTGCCGCCGCGCCGCGCCGGCCGCCGTCGCGCCTGCTGTCGCCCCGTCGCAAGAGGTTGCCACAGAGGCCGTTGCGCCTATGGAGGCGCCGGCTGCAATGCCGGTCGAGCCTGTTCAGCCCGTCGTCGCGCCCGCAAATGAGCGGCCTCCCGAAGCGCCGGTGACGAAGGCGGCGATCACCATGCCCGCCGTCGTGCAACGCTCCGCCTCGGCTCTCCCGCCCATCGGAACGACCGAGAAGCGCCAGCCAGCCGACACCTATGAGTTCCCCGCCAAGGAGCTGTTGCAGGAGCCGCCGCAGGGCCAAGGCTTCTTCATGACGCAGGAGCAGCTCGAGCAGAATGCCGGGCTTCTCGAGAGCGTGCTCGAAGATTTCGGCGTCAAAGGCGAGATCATCCATGTCCGTCCTGGCCCGGTCGTGACACTCTACGAATTCGAGCCGGCGCCCGGCGTCAAATCCTCCCGTGTCATCGGTCTTGCCGACGACATTGCCCGGTCGATGTCGGCGCTCTCCGCCCGCGTCGCGGTGGTGCCTGGCCGAAACGTCATCGGCATCGAGCTGCCGAACGCGACGCGCGAAACCGTCTATTTCCGCGAGCTGATCGAATCCGACGATTTCCTGAAGACCGGCTGCAAGCTAGCGCTCTGCCTCGGCAAGACGATCGGCGGCGAGCCGGTGATCGCCGAGCTTGCGAAGATGCCGCATCTGCTTGTTGCCGGCACCACCGGCTCGGGCAAGTCGGTGGCGATCAACACCATGATTCTGTCGCTCCTCTACCGGCTAAAGCCGGAAGAATGCCGGCTGATCATGGTCGATCCGAAGATGCTCGAGCTCTCCGTCTATGACGGCATCCCGCATCTCCTGACGCCGGTGGTTACCGATCCGAAGAAGGCGGTGATGGCGCTCAAATGGGCAGTGCGCGAGATGGAGGACCGCTACCGCAAGATGTCGCGGCTCGGCGTCCGCAACATCGACGGTTACAATCAGCGGGCCGCAGCCGCGCGCGAGAAGGGCGAGCCGATCCTGGCAACGGTGCAGACGGGCTTCGAGAAGGGCACCGGCGAGCCGCTGTTCGAGCAGCAGGAAATGGATCTCTCGCCGATGCCCTATATCGTCGTCATTGTCGACGAGATGGCCGACCTGATGATGGTCGCCGGCAAGGAGATCGAAGGGGCGATTCAGCGGCTAGCGCAGATGGCGCGCGCCGCCGGCATCCACCTGATCATGGCGACGCAGCGTCCGTCGGTCGACGTCATCACCGGCACGATCAAGGCGAACTTCCCGACCCGCATCTCCTTCCAGGTGACGTCGAAGATCGACAGCCGCACCATCCTCGGCGAACAGGGTGCGGAACAGCTTCTCGGGCAGGGCGACATGCTGCACATGGCCGGTGGCGGTCGCATCGCCCGCGTTCATGGGCCCTTCGTCTCCGATCTGGAGGTCGAGCATGTGGTCGCGCATCTGAAGACTCAAGGCCGGCCGGAATATCTCGAAACCGTAACGGCCGACGAGGAGGAAGAAGAGGCGGAAGAGGATCAGGGTGCCGTCTTCGACAAGGGCGCGATCGCCGCGGAAGACGGGAACGAGCTCTACGAGCAGGCGGTGAAGGTGGTGCTGCGCGACAAGAAGTGCTCGACCTCCTATATCCAGCGGCGCCTGGGCATCGGCTACAACCGCGCCGCCTCGCTCGTCGAGCGGATGGAGAAGGAAGGCCTCGTCGGCCCGGCCAACCACGTCGGCAAGCGCGAGATCGTCTATGGTAATCGCGACAATGCGGCGAAGCCGGACGGTGATGATGTGGATTGA
- a CDS encoding GntR family transcriptional regulator: MQDLSPPKNVQTSIDEAVVSGILSARIRPGTRLSENEVARLFNVSRTRVREAMMRLEQRGIVKVSPRRGWFVVEPSAEEAVSVYAARRVVEAGLLRSMERLTEAGRDKLHAHLAEEKAAIAAGDRQRLTCLMGDFHIRIAELSGNFILVEILRDLTARTILISLIYQSEFHAMQSHLGHCRIVAAMEEGDFLKAAELAIEHLDEVETGLDLTRRPDPLADLRHSLSLPPASNAPRRPKTQTNRGE; encoded by the coding sequence ATGCAAGATTTGTCGCCACCAAAGAACGTTCAGACCAGCATCGACGAGGCCGTCGTCTCCGGCATCCTCTCCGCACGCATCCGCCCCGGCACGCGGCTGAGCGAGAACGAGGTCGCGCGCCTCTTCAACGTCTCGCGCACTCGGGTGCGCGAGGCGATGATGCGGCTCGAGCAGCGCGGCATCGTCAAGGTAAGCCCGAGGCGCGGCTGGTTCGTGGTGGAGCCCTCGGCCGAGGAGGCGGTCAGCGTCTACGCCGCCCGCCGCGTCGTCGAGGCGGGGTTGTTGCGCAGCATGGAGCGCCTGACAGAGGCGGGCCGGGACAAGCTTCATGCACATCTTGCCGAGGAAAAGGCAGCGATCGCGGCGGGCGACCGGCAGCGGCTCACCTGCCTGATGGGCGACTTCCACATCCGTATCGCCGAGCTCTCCGGCAATTTCATCCTGGTCGAGATCCTGCGCGACCTGACGGCGCGCACGATCCTGATCTCACTCATCTACCAGTCCGAGTTCCATGCCATGCAGTCGCATCTCGGCCATTGCCGCATCGTCGCGGCAATGGAGGAGGGCGACTTCCTGAAGGCGGCGGAGCTTGCCATCGAGCATCTGGACGAGGTGGAAACCGGGCTCGATCTGACGAGACGCCCCGATCCGCTCGCCGATCTCCGGCACTCGCTTTCGCTGCCGCCGGCCTCGAATGCACCCCGTAGACCCAAGACACAAACCAACAGAGGAGAATGA
- a CDS encoding transporter substrate-binding domain-containing protein: MLSRRLFVAMAAMAAAIGFGSVANADALGDITARGTLRVAVPQDFPPFGSVGPDMAPVGYDIDMANLIAEKLGVKVELVPVTSANRIPYLQTNKVDLVISSLGKNPDREKVIDFSTAYAPFYNGVFAPADFAATKPEELAGKTIGVTRGAVEDLELTKVAPADTVIKRYEDNNGTISAFLSGQVEAVATGNVVAAAILAKNPPKRPELKFLIKNSPCYIGLSKEQPALLEKVNGIIAAAKVDGSLNAIAQKWLGTDLPAEL, encoded by the coding sequence ATGCTTTCAAGAAGATTGTTCGTTGCCATGGCGGCAATGGCCGCCGCGATCGGCTTCGGCTCCGTGGCAAACGCCGATGCGCTCGGCGATATCACGGCCCGCGGCACGCTGCGCGTCGCCGTACCGCAGGATTTCCCGCCCTTCGGCAGCGTCGGCCCCGACATGGCGCCGGTCGGCTACGATATCGACATGGCGAATCTCATTGCCGAGAAGCTCGGCGTAAAGGTCGAGCTCGTGCCGGTCACCAGTGCCAACCGCATTCCCTACCTGCAGACGAACAAGGTCGATCTCGTTATCTCGAGCCTCGGCAAGAACCCGGACCGGGAAAAGGTCATCGATTTCTCCACCGCCTATGCGCCCTTCTACAACGGCGTCTTCGCACCGGCGGATTTTGCGGCGACAAAGCCGGAAGAGCTTGCCGGCAAGACCATCGGCGTCACCCGCGGCGCCGTCGAGGACCTGGAACTGACGAAGGTCGCGCCGGCCGACACCGTCATCAAGCGCTATGAGGACAACAACGGCACGATCTCGGCGTTCCTCTCGGGTCAGGTCGAGGCGGTGGCGACCGGCAACGTCGTCGCCGCTGCGATCCTCGCCAAGAACCCGCCGAAGCGTCCGGAACTGAAGTTCCTCATCAAGAACTCGCCCTGCTACATCGGCCTTTCCAAGGAACAGCCGGCCCTGCTCGAAAAGGTCAATGGCATCATCGCAGCCGCCAAGGTTGATGGCAGCCTGAACGCCATTGCCCAGAAGTGGCTCGGTACGGACCTGCCGGCCGAACTCTGA
- a CDS encoding amino acid ABC transporter permease translates to MNYQFEFGWLFEYYPTIVKGIGITIQLIAVGAVAGISLGIICAWVRALGPVWLRPVVAAYVELIRNTPFLIQLFFIFFGLPSLGLQLSELQAANLAMVVNLGAYSSEIIRAGIQATPGGQFEAGASLAMTPFETFRHVVLVPSLQRIWPALSSQVVIVMLGSAVVSQIAAEDLTFAANFIQSRTFRAFEAYFVSTAVYLLLAILLRQVLGGVGWLIFPRRAAR, encoded by the coding sequence TTGAATTACCAATTCGAATTCGGCTGGCTCTTCGAATATTATCCGACGATCGTCAAAGGGATCGGCATCACGATCCAACTGATCGCCGTCGGCGCCGTGGCCGGCATCTCGCTCGGCATCATTTGCGCCTGGGTGCGCGCACTCGGCCCCGTCTGGCTGAGGCCGGTGGTCGCCGCCTATGTGGAGCTCATCCGCAACACGCCCTTCCTGATCCAGCTCTTCTTCATCTTCTTCGGCCTGCCGTCGCTGGGCCTGCAGCTCAGCGAACTGCAGGCCGCCAATCTGGCCATGGTTGTCAATCTCGGCGCCTATAGCTCAGAGATCATCCGCGCCGGCATCCAGGCGACGCCCGGGGGTCAATTCGAGGCGGGCGCGAGCCTCGCCATGACGCCGTTCGAAACCTTCCGGCATGTGGTGCTAGTGCCGTCGCTTCAGCGCATCTGGCCGGCGCTGTCCTCGCAGGTCGTCATCGTCATGCTCGGTTCCGCCGTCGTGTCACAGATTGCCGCCGAGGACCTGACCTTCGCCGCCAATTTCATCCAGTCGCGCACCTTCCGCGCCTTCGAGGCCTATTTCGTCTCGACCGCCGTCTATCTGCTGCTAGCCATCCTGCTCCGCCAGGTGCTCGGCGGGGTCGGCTGGCTCATCTTCCCGAGGAGAGCGGCGCGATGA
- a CDS encoding amino acid ABC transporter permease: MIEFTIWDILRNLLLATRWTIVLSLVSFVGGGMVGLALLFLRTSKRKWLRGFAKYYIELFQGTPLLMQLFIAFFGLGLFGIDVPAWLAAGLALILWSAAFLGEIWRGCVEAIAKGQWEASASLGMARLQQMRFVILPQAMRIAVPPTVGFSVQVIKGTALTSIIGFVELSKAGTVVTNATFQPFTVYGLVALIYFALCWPLSKSSQILERKLNVAHRNH, from the coding sequence ATGATCGAGTTCACGATCTGGGACATCCTGCGCAACCTGTTGCTTGCCACCCGCTGGACGATCGTGCTTTCGCTCGTCTCCTTCGTCGGCGGCGGCATGGTCGGGCTGGCCTTGCTCTTCCTTCGCACCAGCAAGCGCAAATGGCTGCGGGGGTTTGCGAAATATTATATCGAGCTCTTCCAGGGCACGCCGCTCTTGATGCAGCTTTTCATCGCCTTCTTCGGCCTCGGCCTCTTCGGCATCGACGTTCCGGCCTGGCTTGCGGCGGGGCTGGCGCTCATCCTCTGGTCCGCCGCCTTCCTCGGCGAGATCTGGCGCGGCTGCGTCGAGGCGATCGCCAAGGGACAATGGGAGGCCTCCGCCAGCCTCGGCATGGCGCGTCTGCAGCAGATGCGTTTCGTGATCCTGCCGCAGGCGATGCGGATCGCCGTGCCGCCGACAGTCGGCTTCTCGGTCCAGGTTATCAAGGGCACGGCGCTGACTTCGATCATCGGCTTCGTCGAACTTTCGAAGGCCGGCACGGTCGTCACCAACGCCACCTTCCAGCCCTTCACCGTCTACGGTCTCGTGGCGCTTATCTACTTCGCGCTCTGCTGGCCGCTCTCGAAGAGCAGCCAGATCCTCGAAAGGAAACTCAATGTCGCTCATCGAAATCACTGA
- a CDS encoding amino acid ABC transporter ATP-binding protein has product MSLIEITDVRKSYGTNEVLKGINLDVEPGEVIAIIGKSGSGKSTLLRCINGLETISEGSISVAGAQLMNDEVHLKALRLKVGMIFQQFNLFPHLTVGGNVMLSQIVVKKTPKPEAEAMARKMLERVGLSEKFDAYPDELSGGQQQRVAIARALAMQPIALLCDEITSALDPELVAEVLAVVRELAAEGMTLLMVTHEMKFARDVCSRVVFMHQGRVHEIGPPEEVFSHPQTPELKQFLGLH; this is encoded by the coding sequence ATGTCGCTCATCGAAATCACTGACGTCCGCAAAAGCTACGGGACGAACGAGGTCTTGAAGGGCATCAATCTCGATGTCGAGCCTGGCGAGGTGATCGCCATCATCGGCAAGAGCGGTTCGGGGAAATCGACGCTCTTGCGCTGCATCAACGGCCTCGAAACGATCAGCGAGGGATCGATCTCGGTTGCGGGCGCCCAGCTCATGAACGACGAAGTGCATCTGAAGGCGCTGAGACTGAAGGTCGGGATGATCTTCCAGCAGTTCAACCTGTTTCCGCACCTGACGGTTGGCGGCAACGTGATGCTGTCGCAGATCGTCGTGAAGAAGACGCCGAAGCCGGAGGCCGAGGCGATGGCGCGCAAGATGCTGGAGCGCGTCGGCCTCAGCGAGAAATTCGACGCCTATCCGGACGAGCTCTCGGGCGGTCAGCAGCAGCGCGTCGCGATCGCCCGCGCGCTCGCAATGCAGCCCATCGCGCTTCTCTGCGACGAGATCACCTCGGCGCTTGACCCGGAACTGGTGGCGGAGGTGCTCGCCGTGGTGCGCGAGCTTGCCGCCGAGGGCATGACGCTCTTGATGGTGACGCATGAGATGAAGTTTGCCCGCGACGTCTGCTCGCGCGTCGTCTTCATGCATCAGGGCCGCGTCCATGAAATCGGTCCGCCGGAAGAGGTCTTTTCCCATCCGCAGACGCCGGAGCTGAAACAGTTCCTTGGTCTGCATTGA
- a CDS encoding cupredoxin family copper-binding protein, with amino-acid sequence MRSMVFFPSLLGAAAIAVAAQAETIQVTVDRLVYTPAEVDAKVGDEIEWINKDGLVHTATVKGGWEVNLPAKKSGRLLLQEPGSFDYICRYHPNMKGRITVRP; translated from the coding sequence ATGCGTTCTATGGTTTTCTTCCCTTCGTTGCTTGGAGCGGCCGCCATTGCCGTTGCCGCTCAGGCAGAAACCATCCAGGTCACGGTTGATCGTCTCGTCTACACGCCAGCGGAAGTCGACGCCAAAGTCGGCGATGAGATCGAGTGGATCAACAAGGACGGGCTCGTCCACACCGCGACGGTGAAAGGGGGCTGGGAGGTGAACCTCCCGGCGAAGAAGTCAGGACGCCTTCTTCTGCAGGAGCCGGGCAGCTTCGATTATATCTGCCGCTACCACCCCAATATGAAGGGGCGCATTACCGTGCGGCCGTGA
- a CDS encoding DUF4142 domain-containing protein encodes MTIRLKSAATVIALLFAAGGAPAADKPTDPQIAHIAYTAGVIDIEAAKQAIAMSKNPTIVEFAESMVRDHEAVNKQALDLVKKLNVTPEDNDTSKTLSKEAEAKRQELGKLTGAEFDKAYIDHEIAYHKQVNSAVETQLIPAAQNAELKSLLETGLKLFQGHQQHAERVAAELK; translated from the coding sequence ATGACGATCCGACTTAAGAGCGCCGCCACGGTCATCGCCCTGCTATTCGCAGCCGGCGGGGCGCCCGCCGCCGACAAACCGACCGATCCACAGATTGCACACATCGCCTATACCGCAGGCGTGATCGACATCGAGGCGGCAAAGCAGGCCATCGCCATGTCCAAGAACCCGACCATCGTCGAATTCGCCGAGAGCATGGTGCGCGACCATGAGGCGGTGAACAAGCAGGCGCTCGACCTCGTCAAGAAGCTCAACGTCACGCCGGAAGACAACGACACCAGCAAGACCCTGTCGAAGGAGGCCGAGGCAAAGCGGCAGGAACTGGGCAAGCTTACCGGCGCCGAGTTCGACAAGGCCTATATCGACCACGAGATCGCCTACCATAAGCAGGTCAACAGCGCGGTCGAAACGCAGCTCATCCCGGCGGCCCAGAACGCCGAGCTCAAGAGCCTGCTGGAAACCGGGCTGAAACTGTTCCAAGGCCATCAGCAGCATGCCGAGCGTGTCGCAGCCGAACTGAAGTGA
- a CDS encoding RNA polymerase sigma factor produces the protein MSAGVGSRHGNVSRNAASNPRKEAIMPIAETRDFLEHQPLSEHLERFRAIMQAHNRKLYRIARSIVGNNSDAEDVLQEAYVRAFTHLEDFRGDSTLSTWLARIVINESLGRLRKRRRQMKLSEAVRQSHQAEIITFPPNSGSSDPEKTMAQRQILDLVEKATDQLPETYRTVFVLRVIEGLNNEETATLLGLRAETVRTRLHRARHLLKEELERQIGPILLDAFPFAGKRCQRLTEAVLARLARRPGG, from the coding sequence ATTTCGGCAGGTGTCGGCAGCCGGCATGGGAACGTTTCGAGAAATGCGGCATCCAATCCGCGAAAGGAGGCGATCATGCCCATCGCAGAAACCCGTGATTTCCTCGAGCATCAGCCCTTATCGGAGCATCTCGAACGCTTCCGCGCGATCATGCAGGCGCACAACCGCAAGCTCTATCGCATTGCCCGGAGCATCGTCGGCAACAACAGCGACGCGGAAGACGTGCTGCAGGAGGCCTATGTCCGCGCCTTCACGCATCTTGAGGATTTTCGCGGCGACTCCACGCTCTCGACCTGGCTTGCCCGCATCGTCATCAACGAATCCCTCGGCCGCCTGCGCAAAAGGCGACGGCAGATGAAGCTCTCCGAGGCTGTGCGGCAGTCGCATCAGGCGGAGATCATCACATTCCCGCCGAATTCAGGCAGCAGCGATCCGGAAAAGACGATGGCACAGCGACAAATCCTCGATCTCGTCGAGAAGGCGACCGACCAACTTCCGGAAACCTACCGCACCGTGTTCGTGCTGCGCGTCATCGAGGGGCTCAATAACGAGGAAACCGCAACTCTGCTTGGCCTGCGCGCCGAAACCGTCCGCACCAGATTGCACCGGGCGCGGCACCTCCTCAAAGAGGAATTGGAACGGCAGATCGGCCCCATCCTGCTCGACGCCTTCCCCTTCGCAGGCAAACGGTGCCAGCGCCTCACCGAAGCGGTGCTCGCCCGGCTCGCGCGACGGCCAGGAGGATAA
- a CDS encoding acylphosphatase: MAEDRRAVLVRITGRVQGVCFRAWTRDEAERLGLDGWVRNESDGSVTALIAGADAAVSTMLNRLWKGPPGASVSNVASEEAASIHAPAGFRITR; the protein is encoded by the coding sequence ATGGCGGAGGATCGTAGAGCGGTTTTGGTCCGGATCACCGGAAGAGTGCAGGGCGTGTGCTTCCGCGCCTGGACACGCGACGAGGCCGAACGGCTCGGCCTCGACGGCTGGGTCCGCAATGAGAGCGACGGCTCCGTGACCGCCTTGATCGCCGGAGCGGACGCCGCCGTCAGCACGATGCTGAACCGCCTCTGGAAGGGTCCGCCAGGGGCCTCCGTCTCCAATGTCGCGAGCGAAGAGGCGGCTTCGATTCACGCGCCGGCGGGTTTTCGGATTACGCGTTAG
- a CDS encoding efflux RND transporter periplasmic adaptor subunit — MRGLKLGFAAAVAIVALAAAYSYTGGKIEFDGGDAGAAVAAAPPAMPVPVAAVVKKTIPIYLEYSARTESIRNVTLRAKVSGYLRSQEIPDGADVKQGDLLYRIDARDYEAELDQAKAQVQRDEASLAYLRSNLTRGNELATTGYLAKDTFDQRESAVRQAEAALAMSRAAVRTAEIKLDYTEIRAPFAGRLGRNLAPEGTLVSDTAGTPINNLVQLSPLYVEFNPSEAELADIQKARAAGPVQAEVFLPGDTKPRYRGDLSFINNAVERSTGTVVARATIDNTDLTLLPGQYVRVRLHIRDEPNVLMVPETALGSSQLGKYVYLVGKGNVVEHRLVSLGPSIEGLVGLSSGVSEGDQVIAGNLQKIFPGAPVKPIPASPAKRVEED, encoded by the coding sequence ATGCGCGGTTTGAAACTTGGCTTTGCCGCAGCGGTCGCGATCGTCGCTCTAGCTGCGGCCTATTCATACACCGGCGGCAAGATTGAGTTCGACGGCGGCGACGCCGGGGCTGCGGTTGCTGCAGCACCGCCTGCCATGCCCGTCCCTGTCGCCGCGGTGGTCAAGAAGACGATCCCCATCTACCTCGAATATTCCGCGCGCACGGAGTCGATCCGCAACGTGACGCTGCGGGCCAAGGTCTCCGGTTATCTGCGGTCGCAGGAAATTCCGGATGGCGCCGACGTCAAGCAGGGCGACCTCCTCTACCGGATCGACGCGCGCGACTACGAGGCCGAGCTCGATCAGGCGAAAGCCCAGGTGCAACGCGACGAAGCTTCGCTTGCCTATCTTCGCTCCAATCTCACGCGTGGCAACGAACTTGCCACGACCGGCTACTTGGCGAAGGACACTTTCGACCAGCGCGAGAGCGCCGTGCGACAGGCGGAGGCGGCTCTCGCGATGTCGCGGGCGGCGGTGCGCACCGCCGAGATCAAGCTCGATTACACGGAAATCCGTGCGCCCTTTGCAGGGCGGCTCGGGCGAAACCTGGCTCCGGAGGGAACGCTAGTCAGTGACACTGCCGGCACGCCAATCAACAACCTCGTGCAACTTTCGCCGCTCTATGTCGAGTTCAATCCGAGCGAAGCTGAGCTCGCTGACATCCAGAAGGCGCGGGCAGCTGGGCCGGTTCAGGCCGAAGTGTTCCTGCCGGGCGATACCAAGCCGCGGTACCGTGGCGATCTCAGCTTCATTAACAATGCGGTCGAGCGCAGTACCGGCACGGTCGTGGCGCGCGCGACGATCGACAACACCGATCTCACATTGCTGCCCGGTCAATACGTCCGCGTCCGCCTGCACATCAGGGACGAACCGAACGTGCTGATGGTGCCAGAGACGGCCCTCGGATCGAGCCAACTCGGAAAATATGTCTATCTCGTCGGCAAGGGCAACGTCGTCGAGCACCGGCTGGTCTCCCTCGGCCCGAGCATTGAGGGCCTCGTCGGGCTGTCATCCGGTGTTTCGGAAGGCGATCAGGTGATTGCCGGGAACCTGCAAAAGATCTTTCCCGGCGCGCCTGTCAAACCGATACCGGCGAGCCCGGCGAAAAGGGTCGAAGAAGATTAA